In Halobacteriovorax sp. HLS, the following are encoded in one genomic region:
- a CDS encoding tryptophan 2,3-dioxygenase family protein — MKTHEPVYYGEYLNLNKLLDCQHPKSKDHGNEAHDETLFILVHQVYELWFKQILHELKSIVTLFSGKTVDEKDLSKVVARLERITKIQALLVDQLGVMETMTPMDFLEFRDLLVPASGFQSVQFREVEVLMGLKTNNRKAVDREYFLGRLNDEDKARIIEIEKSPSLLELTQAWLERIPFTKIEGFNFWDEYEKEIDKMLDYDEKIIHQNQASLDSRAMAMQIENLNATRETFSSLLNEQKHNDLIKLGRRSLSRTATMNALFILLYREEPILHLPYKFLTALMDIDELFTTWRYRHALMAQRMLGTKIGTGGSSGHHYLKMAAENNRVYNDLFNLSTFLLPSSKLPKLPNEVKIKLGYHFNE, encoded by the coding sequence ATGAAAACACACGAACCAGTATATTATGGCGAATACTTAAATCTAAACAAGCTTCTCGATTGCCAACATCCAAAGTCTAAAGATCATGGAAATGAAGCTCATGATGAGACTCTATTCATTCTAGTTCACCAAGTTTATGAATTATGGTTTAAGCAAATACTTCATGAACTAAAGTCAATAGTGACTTTATTTTCTGGTAAGACAGTTGATGAGAAGGATCTTTCTAAAGTTGTTGCAAGGCTTGAGAGAATTACAAAAATACAAGCTCTTCTTGTCGATCAACTCGGTGTTATGGAGACAATGACACCAATGGACTTTTTAGAGTTTAGAGATTTGCTTGTACCTGCTTCAGGTTTTCAAAGTGTTCAGTTTAGAGAGGTAGAAGTTTTAATGGGTCTAAAGACCAATAACAGAAAAGCTGTAGATAGAGAGTATTTTCTCGGAAGGCTTAATGACGAGGACAAAGCAAGAATAATTGAAATAGAAAAGTCTCCTTCTCTACTAGAGCTAACACAAGCTTGGCTAGAAAGAATTCCATTTACTAAGATCGAAGGATTTAACTTTTGGGATGAGTACGAAAAAGAAATTGATAAAATGCTAGATTATGATGAGAAAATTATTCATCAAAATCAGGCCAGTTTAGATTCTCGAGCAATGGCCATGCAGATAGAAAATTTAAATGCGACAAGAGAAACATTCTCATCTCTACTTAATGAACAAAAACATAATGACCTTATAAAGTTAGGTAGAAGATCTTTATCAAGAACGGCGACAATGAATGCTCTTTTTATTTTATTATACAGAGAAGAGCCTATATTACATCTACCATATAAATTCTTAACAGCACTAATGGACATAGACGAACTATTCACGACCTGGAGATATAGACATGCTCTTATGGCGCAAAGAATGCTTGGTACAAAAATTGGAACTGGTGGATCTTCTGGACATCACTATTTAAAAATGGCTGCAGAAAATAATCGTGTTTATAACGATCTTTTTAATTTATCAACCTTCTTACTTCCTTCTTCGAAATTACCTAAACTTCCTAATGAAGTTAAAATTAAGCTAGGTTATCACTTCAATGAGTAA